The Megalops cyprinoides isolate fMegCyp1 chromosome 12, fMegCyp1.pri, whole genome shotgun sequence genome contains a region encoding:
- the tnfaip2a gene encoding tumor necrosis factor alpha-induced protein 2a has translation MKDIGQKRNEVVITFEENLKLRRLSQAGQQLIQVEERLFGRDTENKEKGSRKEEVEKLKTDYEALLDQMRLAVEASLCAGPEDLEALRAAVSSMQQEERQDERWREEPGAEAPAWRPRRCRQSHDTLLQSMVEGRMSNTEEVSGGDNLSSSLKRDLCKMGLRVKEDLLKVARDVKRCYPKEIDICNMYATLYHQAFSAHLKEITDFGLDVEDCIYLLSWVNDYYPNDILKHKELAEEINCESLKALLPEEVARPLEEQYLSHKEMKVKTWVSAALKKEEASWLSGAMPELRDKHYISSIAIDVIQLIDAAVREASTILGELSKARSIMCQLKSFLMSYKRCLGEFMKGKRGNTKAVIKANLTSIEQFRDYIVRKADLFSEEMKSHCLSVVTDMEDSCYLYLSRVIHEDLKPRYRKLGTQAWLTGNSLVLMEVLEGVKSHTEACKDLKTSCFEELLGRLHTEVTVEYVKRLLKRKLRLKDRVQQETAAKLLCEDNTRLHTFFTEEGSKQEWLGAIIPKIAEVLKVQDPGFIQLEVVTLARDYPDLSECHVSALLYLKYHLYTSDIKRIKESLRENRQPVGSDSSRIFFSRVTVKSKIM, from the exons ATGAAGGACATCGGGCAGAAGAGGAATGAAG tGGTCATCACCTTTGAGGAGAACCTGAAGCTCCGGCGCCTTTCCCAGGCCGGCCAGCAGCTGATCCAGGTGGAGGAGCGTCTGTTtgggagagacacagaaaacaaagagaagggGAGCAGGAAGGAAGAGGTGGAAAAGCTGAAGACAGATTACGAGGCCCTTCTTGACCAGATGAGGCTGGCGGTGGAGGCGTCGCTCTGCGCGGGGCCAGAAGATCTTGAGGCCCTGAGAGCAGCGGTGAGCAGCATGCAGCAGGAGGAAAGGCAGGATGAGAGGTGGCGCGAGGAGCCGGGGGCGGAGGCTCCAGCGTGGAGGCCCAGGCGGTGCAGGCAAAGCCATGACACCCTGCTCCAGAGCATGGTGGAGGGGCGTATGAGCAACACTGAGGAGGTGAGCGGGGGAGATaacctgtcctcctccctgaAGAGGGACCTCTGCAAGATGGGCCTACGCGTGAAGGAGGACCTGCTGAAGGTGGCCCGGGACGTGAAGAGATGCTACCCAAAGGAAATCGACATATGCAACATGTATGCCACGCTGTATCACCAAGCCTTCTCTGCACATTTAAAGGAGATCACCGACTTCGGTCTGGATGTGGAAGATTGTATTTACCTCCTGTCCTGGGTGAATGATTATTACCCAAA TGATATACTAAAACACAAAGAACTTGCAGAGGAAATTAACTGTGAATCACTGAAAGCCCTGTTACCTGAGGAGGTAGCCAGACCACTGGAAGAGCAGTATCTCTCACACAAAGAG ATGAAGGTGAAGACATGGGTCTCTGCTGCCTTGAAGAAGGAAGAGGCATCCTGGCTGAGTGGGGCTATGCCTGAACTCAGAGACAAACATTACATCAGTTCCATTGCCATTGATGTCATACAG CTCATTGATGCGGCAGTTAGAGAGGCCAGCACTATTTTGGGTGAGCTGAGCAAAGCCCGGTCCATCATGTGTCAGCTGAAGAGCTTCTTAATGAG CTATAAGAGATGCCTGGGAGAATTCATGAAAGGAAAACGTGGAAATACTAAAGCGGTGATAAAGGCCAACCTGACCAGCATTGAACAATTCAG AGACTATATTGTGAGAAAGGCTGACCTCTTCTCAGAAGAGATGAAGTCCCATTGCCTGTCTGTAGTGACAGACATGGAAGATTCCTGCTACCTATACCTCTCCAGGGTCATACATGAAGATCTGAAG CCACGATATCGCAAGCTGGGGACCCAGGCGTGGCTAACAGGGAACAGCCTTGTGCTGATGGAGGTGCTGGAAGGGGTCAAGAGTCACACTGAGGCCTGCAAAGATCTGAAGACCAGCTGCTTCGAG gagctgCTCGGCCGGCTGCATACGGAGGTGACGGTGGAGTATGTGAAGAGGCTGCTGAAGAGGAAGCTGAGGCTGAAGGACAGAGTGCAGCAGGAGACAGCTGCCAAGCTGCTGTGCGAGGACAACACAAGACTGCACACATTCTTCACTGAGGAG GGCTCAAAACAGGAGTGGCTGGGTGCCATTATTCCAAAAATAGCTGAAGTGCTGAAGGTGCAGGACCCAGGTTTCATCCAGCTGGAGGTTGTGACCTTGGCACGGGACTACCCTGACCTCAG TGAGTGCCACGTGTCCGCCCTGCTGTACCTCAAGTACCACCTCTACACCTCAGACATCAAGAGGATCAAGGAGAGTCTGCGGGAGAACCGGCAGCCAGTAGGCTCCGATAGCTCCAGGATcttcttctccagagtgacgGTCAAGTCCAAGATCATGTGA